In Nonomuraea sp. NBC_00507, the following are encoded in one genomic region:
- a CDS encoding alpha/beta fold hydrolase produces the protein MHDAIVHPSGARMRWVELPGAEPARVYVHGLGATSAPYYAEVAAHPLLTRRRSLLIDLLGFGISDRPQDFPYTLEAHADALAEALGKAGVAGASVIAHSMGGAVAIILAAHHPELVANLILVDANLDPYSVVPVQPGSSGLGSYTEEEFVAHGWKEVRDRVGPHWWSTMRLADLRGLHRTAVSLAQGTDPTMREMLKALTIPRAFLHPEGDPPEAADGLRAAGVQVLGIPESGHNIMLDNPEAFAQTLRTLLP, from the coding sequence ATGCATGATGCCATCGTCCACCCCAGCGGCGCTCGCATGCGCTGGGTAGAATTGCCGGGCGCGGAGCCGGCCCGTGTCTACGTTCACGGCCTCGGCGCCACCTCGGCCCCCTACTACGCGGAGGTCGCCGCCCATCCCCTCCTGACGCGCCGCCGCTCCCTCCTGATCGACCTGCTCGGTTTCGGCATCAGCGACCGGCCGCAGGACTTCCCCTACACACTCGAGGCCCATGCCGACGCGCTGGCCGAGGCGCTGGGCAAGGCCGGGGTCGCGGGTGCGTCGGTGATCGCGCACAGCATGGGCGGGGCGGTGGCGATCATCCTGGCCGCTCATCACCCCGAGCTGGTCGCCAACCTGATCCTCGTGGACGCCAACCTCGACCCCTACTCCGTGGTGCCCGTACAGCCTGGCAGCAGCGGCCTCGGAAGCTACACGGAGGAGGAGTTCGTCGCGCACGGGTGGAAGGAGGTGCGTGACCGGGTGGGGCCGCACTGGTGGTCCACGATGCGGCTGGCGGACCTGCGCGGCCTGCACCGTACGGCCGTCAGCCTCGCCCAAGGCACCGACCCCACGATGCGCGAGATGCTCAAGGCCCTGACGATCCCCCGCGCCTTCCTGCACCCGGAGGGGGACCCGCCGGAGGCGGCCGACGGCCTGCGCGCGGCCGGCGTCCAGGTCCTCGGCATTCCCGAGTCCGGTCACAACATCATGCTGGACAACCCGGAGGCCTTCGCCCAGACGCTCAGGACCCTTCTCCCCTAG
- the uvrB gene encoding excinuclease ABC subunit UvrB — MRPVTDLQRKVAPFEVVTEMTPSGDQPTAIAELERRVKAGEKDNVLLGATGTGKTATIAWLIERLQRPALVMQPNKTLAAQFANELREMLPNNAVEYFVSYYDYYQPEAYVPQSDTYIEKDSSINDEVERLRHSATNSLLTRRDTIVVASVSCIYGLGTPQEYVDRMARLRVGMDVDRDQLLRRLVDMQYTRNDLAFTRGTFRVRGDTIEIIPKYEELAVRIEMFGDEIEKLSTMHPLTGEVITEDEELYIFPASHYVAGEARMAAAVTGIEAELAERLSELERQGKLLEAQRLRMRTTYDIEMMRQIGTCSGIENYSRHMDGREPGSAPNTLLDYFPEDFVLVLDESHQTVPQIGAMYEGDASRKRTLVEHGFRLPSALDNRPLKWEEFLERIGQTVYLSATPGPYELGRAKGEVVEQVIRPTGLVDPEIVVKPTKGQIDDLVHEIRDRADRDERVLVTTLTKKMSEDLTDYLLELGIRVRYLHSEVDTLRRIELLRELRTGEFDVLVGINLLREGLDLPEVSLVAILDADKEGFLRSETSLIQTIGRAARNVSGQVHMYADKVTPSMERAIDETNRRRAKQIAYNQANGIDPQPLRKKIADILDSLQREDADTDKLLGGGGRQQSRGKAPTPGFASRPVGQHAKAIAGEMPRAQMESLIESLTEQMHQSAADLQFEVAARLRDEIKELKRELRDMREAGVQ; from the coding sequence ATGCGACCGGTCACAGATTTGCAGCGGAAGGTGGCGCCGTTCGAGGTCGTCACCGAGATGACTCCTTCCGGTGACCAGCCGACGGCCATCGCCGAGCTGGAGCGCCGCGTCAAGGCCGGGGAGAAGGACAACGTCCTGCTCGGTGCCACCGGCACCGGCAAGACGGCCACGATCGCCTGGCTGATCGAGCGCCTGCAGCGGCCCGCGCTGGTCATGCAGCCCAACAAGACGCTCGCCGCGCAGTTCGCCAACGAGCTGCGGGAGATGCTGCCCAACAACGCGGTGGAATATTTCGTCTCCTACTACGACTACTACCAGCCTGAGGCCTACGTCCCGCAGAGCGACACCTACATCGAGAAGGACTCCTCGATCAACGACGAGGTCGAGCGGCTGCGCCACTCGGCCACCAACTCGCTGCTCACCCGCAGGGACACGATCGTGGTCGCCTCCGTGTCCTGCATCTACGGCCTGGGCACGCCGCAGGAATACGTCGACCGGATGGCCAGGCTGCGCGTCGGCATGGACGTCGACCGCGACCAGCTGCTGCGCCGCCTGGTCGACATGCAGTACACGCGCAACGACCTCGCCTTCACCCGCGGCACGTTCCGGGTGCGCGGCGACACGATCGAGATCATCCCGAAATACGAAGAGCTCGCCGTCCGCATCGAGATGTTCGGCGACGAGATCGAGAAGCTCTCGACCATGCACCCGCTGACCGGCGAGGTCATCACCGAGGACGAGGAGCTCTACATCTTCCCCGCCTCCCACTACGTCGCCGGCGAGGCGCGCATGGCGGCCGCGGTCACGGGCATCGAGGCGGAGCTCGCCGAGCGGCTGTCGGAGCTGGAGCGGCAGGGCAAGCTGCTGGAGGCACAGCGGCTGCGGATGCGGACCACCTACGACATCGAGATGATGCGGCAGATCGGCACCTGCTCCGGCATCGAAAACTATTCGCGCCACATGGACGGGCGCGAGCCCGGCAGCGCGCCCAACACGCTGCTCGACTACTTCCCCGAGGACTTCGTGCTGGTCCTGGACGAGTCGCACCAGACGGTGCCGCAGATCGGCGCCATGTACGAAGGCGACGCCTCCCGTAAGCGCACGCTGGTCGAGCACGGGTTCCGGCTGCCGTCGGCGCTCGACAACCGGCCGCTGAAGTGGGAGGAGTTCCTGGAGCGCATCGGCCAGACCGTCTACCTGTCGGCCACGCCGGGACCCTACGAGCTGGGGCGGGCCAAGGGCGAGGTCGTCGAGCAGGTCATCCGCCCGACCGGCCTGGTCGACCCCGAGATCGTCGTCAAGCCCACCAAGGGGCAGATCGACGACCTGGTCCACGAGATCCGCGACCGCGCGGACCGCGACGAGCGCGTGCTGGTCACCACGCTGACGAAGAAGATGTCCGAGGATCTGACCGACTACCTCCTGGAGCTCGGCATCCGGGTCCGCTACCTGCACAGCGAGGTCGACACGCTGCGGCGGATCGAGCTGCTGCGCGAGCTGCGCACCGGCGAGTTCGACGTGCTCGTCGGCATCAACCTGCTGCGCGAGGGCCTCGACCTGCCCGAGGTGTCGCTGGTGGCGATCCTGGACGCCGACAAGGAGGGCTTCCTGCGCTCCGAGACGTCCCTGATCCAGACCATCGGCCGCGCCGCCCGTAACGTGTCGGGCCAGGTTCACATGTACGCCGACAAGGTCACCCCGTCGATGGAACGGGCGATCGACGAGACCAACCGGCGGCGGGCCAAGCAGATCGCCTACAACCAGGCCAACGGCATCGACCCGCAGCCGCTCCGCAAGAAGATCGCCGACATCCTGGACTCGCTGCAGCGCGAGGACGCCGACACCGACAAGCTGCTCGGCGGCGGCGGCCGCCAGCAGTCGCGCGGCAAGGCGCCCACGCCGGGCTTCGCGTCGCGGCCGGTCGGGCAGCACGCCAAGGCCATCGCCGGGGAGATGCCGCGGGCGCAGATGGAGTCGTTGATCGAGTCGCTGACCGAGCAGATGCACCAGTCCGCGGCCGACCTGCAGTTCGAGGTGGCCGCCCGGTTGCGCGACGAGATCAAGGAGCTCAAGCGCGAGCTCAGGGACATGCGCGAGGCCGGAGTGCAGTAA
- a CDS encoding helix-turn-helix transcriptional regulator — translation MSETVYNRIALLRAERNVTRRQLSNALGVHYQTIGYLERGEYSPSLYLALKIAEYFEVPVEVVFSTTPFPRIGERTA, via the coding sequence ATGAGCGAGACCGTCTACAACCGCATCGCGCTGCTGCGCGCGGAGCGCAACGTGACCCGCAGGCAGCTGTCCAATGCCCTGGGCGTGCACTACCAGACCATCGGCTACCTGGAACGGGGAGAGTACAGCCCGAGCCTTTACCTGGCGCTGAAGATCGCCGAATACTTCGAGGTGCCCGTCGAGGTCGTCTTCTCCACCACCCCGTTCCCGCGGATCGGGGAGCGGACGGCCTGA
- a CDS encoding SPFH domain-containing protein: MSRPREALIQAGQGIAQAVAQGGDVRQAMGQAVGQVVDQAGQLAGQGRGFALNPHDFAAARDGGASVGTLIEARTASLTEAGEIVNRSFAENGMHVISPVVIPKGSTAKVIVPLGILVVLGLIGALGNVIPNTDLIFGPHYWVVLVLAAVFLWWRRSVVMVPEGCKALITQFGKLVHIADPGRVTLFNPWKRVSYIVNTTREYPFNAPISEAPTQQGVKASVDLFLQFRIENPAEFIFVLGSVSGFQSKLQNAISEVTRSLIYAQRAEEIYDLVGESTLGMLESLNQQFLPAVRLTDVNITHAEPSSQEYRMDLAAPEMVRVAKEAYTYEYELQLRKEQNEGDLIKELAGLQETLSAIQAEIAGYQARMDTALERASHQAKAQARQRLVEAESTANANAALLEAQALDIRALSAAEAPEILDYRFQQDLLNKLESVATRLPQVVQVGEQTDIDFLALAQQLVGGKGTALFSAEDMAAIRGRLDEIGARVESRESEIAALLKKAAADVSEPQAPPEPDADLERTVQRLLPGKGEI; the protein is encoded by the coding sequence ATGTCACGACCCAGAGAGGCACTGATCCAGGCAGGTCAGGGCATAGCCCAAGCGGTCGCCCAAGGAGGTGATGTGCGACAGGCGATGGGACAGGCCGTGGGACAGGTCGTCGACCAGGCGGGGCAACTGGCCGGCCAGGGCCGCGGCTTCGCGCTGAACCCGCACGACTTCGCCGCCGCGCGTGACGGAGGCGCCTCCGTCGGCACGCTCATCGAGGCCAGGACGGCGTCGCTGACCGAGGCCGGGGAGATCGTCAACCGCAGCTTCGCCGAGAACGGCATGCACGTCATCTCGCCCGTGGTGATCCCCAAGGGCAGCACCGCGAAGGTGATCGTGCCGCTGGGCATCCTGGTGGTGCTCGGCCTCATCGGTGCGCTCGGCAACGTCATCCCGAACACCGATCTGATCTTCGGGCCGCACTACTGGGTGGTGCTGGTCCTGGCCGCCGTGTTCCTGTGGTGGCGGCGCAGCGTGGTGATGGTGCCCGAGGGCTGCAAGGCGCTGATCACGCAGTTCGGCAAGCTGGTGCACATCGCGGACCCGGGCCGGGTGACGCTGTTCAACCCGTGGAAGCGGGTCAGCTACATCGTCAACACCACTCGCGAGTACCCGTTCAACGCGCCGATCAGCGAGGCCCCGACCCAGCAGGGCGTCAAGGCGAGCGTTGACCTGTTCCTGCAGTTCAGGATCGAGAACCCGGCGGAGTTCATCTTCGTGCTCGGCTCGGTCAGCGGCTTCCAGTCCAAGCTGCAGAACGCCATCAGCGAGGTCACCCGCTCCCTCATCTACGCCCAGCGGGCCGAGGAGATCTACGACCTGGTGGGCGAGAGCACGCTCGGCATGCTGGAGAGCCTCAACCAGCAGTTCCTGCCCGCCGTACGGCTCACCGACGTGAACATCACCCACGCCGAGCCGTCCAGCCAGGAATACCGCATGGACCTGGCCGCCCCCGAGATGGTCAGGGTCGCCAAGGAGGCATACACCTACGAGTACGAGCTCCAGCTGCGCAAGGAGCAGAACGAGGGCGACCTGATCAAGGAGCTGGCCGGGCTGCAGGAGACGCTGAGCGCCATCCAGGCGGAGATCGCCGGTTACCAGGCCCGCATGGACACCGCGCTCGAACGCGCCAGCCACCAGGCCAAGGCGCAGGCCAGGCAGCGCCTGGTCGAGGCCGAGTCCACGGCCAACGCCAACGCCGCGCTCCTGGAGGCGCAGGCGCTGGACATCAGGGCGCTGTCGGCCGCCGAGGCGCCCGAGATCCTCGATTACCGCTTCCAGCAGGACCTGCTCAACAAGCTCGAGTCGGTCGCCACCAGGCTGCCTCAGGTGGTGCAGGTCGGCGAGCAGACCGACATCGACTTCCTGGCCCTGGCCCAGCAGCTCGTGGGCGGCAAGGGCACGGCGTTGTTCTCGGCCGAGGACATGGCCGCCATCCGCGGCAGGCTCGACGAGATCGGCGCCCGTGTGGAGAGCCGCGAGTCCGAGATCGCCGCCCTGCTCAAGAAGGCCGCCGCCGACGTGAGCGAGCCCCAGGCCCCGCCGGAGCCGGACGCGGACCTGGAGCGCACCGTCCAACGCCTGCTGCCCGGCAAGGGGGAGATCTGA
- a CDS encoding SPFH domain-containing protein, with translation MSREFSKIKESLASWGEIRQLLRGGEQGQLVPVVIPKDRRGFAWMSLVFLAIYFAGMAALTDFTIIAALVALALLLLAAVTMWRKAIIEIEEGTTGVRSRWGAITSTLPPGRHYLWLPWDRVDAVVDTSTEIPYSAPIVACPTAENVPLKSIEFFLKFRIVDPVAFVRTIGAGNFDLVLSSAVQDAIRQRSRRVNTERAYDLRGSDVGDMQDALNRQLGRYGVRITGANIPDVQLPDQYQQHLATREKVAKELSAYEREWELTRKRRIDTLLMEIERSKKTRDARVVEVKAAHNNARKNVARMLEEQETEAQRVTWEIEARGRADLTSAENEAKALRRLAESYRDNRAVLQYELARKRLDVGAKLAENAPQALVVRTQQGQADSALSTLLLAQLLPRISGTGTGQVNGHTPSA, from the coding sequence ATGAGCCGCGAGTTCTCGAAGATCAAGGAGTCACTCGCCTCCTGGGGTGAGATCCGCCAGCTGCTGCGCGGCGGCGAGCAGGGGCAGCTCGTGCCCGTCGTGATCCCCAAGGACCGGCGCGGCTTCGCGTGGATGTCGCTGGTGTTCCTGGCGATCTACTTCGCCGGCATGGCGGCGCTGACCGACTTCACGATCATCGCGGCGCTGGTGGCACTGGCCCTGCTGCTGCTGGCGGCGGTCACGATGTGGCGCAAGGCGATCATCGAGATCGAGGAGGGCACCACCGGCGTACGCAGCCGCTGGGGCGCCATCACCAGCACGCTCCCGCCGGGCCGCCACTACCTGTGGCTGCCGTGGGACCGGGTGGACGCGGTCGTGGACACCTCGACGGAGATCCCGTACTCGGCGCCGATCGTGGCCTGCCCGACGGCCGAGAACGTGCCGCTGAAGTCGATCGAGTTCTTCCTGAAGTTCAGGATCGTGGATCCGGTCGCGTTCGTGCGCACGATCGGCGCGGGCAACTTCGACCTGGTGCTGTCCAGCGCGGTGCAGGACGCGATCAGGCAGCGCAGCCGGCGGGTCAACACCGAGCGCGCGTACGACCTGCGCGGCTCCGACGTCGGCGACATGCAGGACGCGCTCAACCGTCAGCTCGGCCGCTACGGCGTGCGCATCACCGGCGCGAACATCCCCGACGTGCAGCTGCCGGACCAGTACCAGCAGCACCTGGCCACCCGCGAGAAGGTCGCCAAGGAGCTGTCGGCCTACGAGCGCGAGTGGGAGCTGACCCGCAAGCGCCGCATCGACACCCTTCTGATGGAGATCGAGCGCTCCAAGAAGACCCGTGATGCCCGCGTCGTCGAGGTCAAGGCCGCCCACAACAACGCGCGCAAGAACGTGGCGCGCATGCTGGAGGAGCAGGAGACCGAGGCGCAGCGGGTGACGTGGGAGATCGAGGCGCGGGGCAGGGCCGACCTGACCTCCGCCGAGAACGAGGCCAAGGCGCTGCGCCGGCTGGCCGAGTCGTACCGGGACAACCGGGCCGTGCTGCAGTACGAGCTGGCCCGTAAGCGCCTCGACGTGGGCGCCAAACTGGCGGAGAACGCACCCCAGGCGCTGGTCGTACGCACCCAGCAGGGGCAGGCGGACTCCGCGCTCTCCACCCTCCTCCTGGCCCAGTTGCTCCCCCGCATCTCGGGCACAGGAACCGGCCAAGTGAACGGCCACACACCTTCCGCATAG
- a CDS encoding sporulation protein produces MVFRKLMAAFGAGVEVDTVLTSTGVRPGEPLRGVVHFRGGNSEYKVEGIYIDLTAVVEIESGDSEYKTTYSFLRQQVAGTFQLAKGAQHQQPFEVMMPWETPISAIAGHPLHGMKLGVQTELALAGALDKGDLDPLFVSPLPAQEHVIGALDRLGFQFKKADLERGTLYGSTMPFFQEIEYYAGGQWRRYFNELELTFIAGPRQMDVILEADKRGGFLTSSHDAYNRFTVRYDDPPNSADAALQRGLEQMARHRGWF; encoded by the coding sequence ATGGTGTTCCGCAAGTTGATGGCCGCGTTCGGCGCGGGCGTCGAGGTTGACACGGTGTTGACCAGCACGGGCGTGCGCCCCGGCGAGCCGCTGCGCGGCGTCGTGCACTTCCGCGGCGGCAACTCCGAATACAAGGTCGAGGGCATCTACATCGACCTGACCGCGGTGGTCGAGATCGAGTCGGGCGACAGCGAGTACAAGACGACCTACAGCTTCCTGCGCCAGCAGGTCGCGGGGACGTTCCAGCTCGCCAAGGGCGCGCAGCACCAGCAGCCGTTCGAGGTCATGATGCCGTGGGAGACGCCGATCAGTGCGATCGCCGGGCACCCGCTGCACGGGATGAAGCTGGGCGTGCAGACGGAGCTGGCGCTGGCGGGCGCGCTCGACAAGGGCGACCTCGACCCGCTGTTCGTCAGCCCGCTGCCGGCTCAGGAGCACGTGATCGGCGCGCTCGACCGGCTGGGCTTCCAGTTCAAGAAGGCCGACCTGGAGCGCGGCACGTTGTACGGCTCGACGATGCCGTTCTTCCAGGAGATCGAGTATTACGCCGGCGGGCAGTGGCGGCGCTACTTCAACGAGCTGGAGCTGACGTTCATCGCCGGGCCGCGCCAGATGGACGTCATCCTGGAGGCCGACAAGCGGGGCGGCTTCCTGACCTCCAGCCACGACGCCTACAACCGGTTCACGGTCCGCTATGACGACCCGC